In a genomic window of Deinococcus proteolyticus MRP:
- a CDS encoding IS1 family transposase (programmed frameshift) yields MPECPACQSTHTVKNGKAKNGTQTYLCKGCGRRFHPEARPIAHSEATRQQILDAVHERMSLRGVQRVFGVHRNTVIRWNKKGAREVMQTGTVCMTPPEEVVIELDEMWTFVAKKKQTRWIWIALERSTRRVLAWVLGDRSEQTAFKLWERLPLSLEQRLKGTFCTDLWRAYDEPLLGVKRLTRKGETNHVERLNCTLRQRLGRLVRKSLSFSKTDEMLEASLTLAFHRYNLSR; encoded by the exons ATGCCGGAGTGCCCAGCCTGTCAAAGCACACACACTGTCAAAAATGGGAAGGCCAAAAATGGCACCCAGACCTACTTATGTAAGGGTTGTGGCCGTCGTTTCCACCCGGAGGCCCGCCCTATAGCGCACAGTGAAGCGACCCGGCAACAAATTCTTGATGCTGTCCACGAGCGGATGAGTCTGAGAGGAGTACAGCGCGTCTTTGGTGTTCACCGCAACACCGTGATCCGGTGGA ATAAAAAAGGGGCCCGTGAAGTGATGCAGACTGGTACAGTCTGCATGACACCTCCAGAAGAAGTGGTCATTGAGCTGGATGAAATGTGGACCTTCGTTGCCAAGAAAAAACAGACGAGGTGGATCTGGATTGCCCTGGAGCGCAGCACCCGCAGGGTGCTGGCCTGGGTATTGGGTGACCGCAGTGAGCAAACAGCGTTCAAGCTCTGGGAACGCTTACCATTGTCCCTTGAGCAGCGACTGAAAGGGACGTTTTGCACCGATCTGTGGCGAGCCTACGATGAACCGCTCTTGGGGGTAAAGCGGCTAACCCGGAAGGGAGAAACGAATCATGTCGAACGATTGAACTGCACGCTGAGACAGCGGCTGGGTCGGCTTGTTCGTAAGTCGTTGTCTTTCTCGAAGACGGACGAAATGCTCGAAGCCAGCCTGACTCTGGCCTTCCACCGATACAACTTGTCACGTTGA